In Rhodococcus sp. OK302, one genomic interval encodes:
- a CDS encoding WXG100 family type VII secretion target, whose protein sequence is MGFTATTAELISSANTIDGHLGDIKGLVNAVRSEAEASSSSWKGSAHTEYADIMVRYNNAAMKLDAALTDICGQIKQSAGTFDTAEGDNVNALRGATVNMG, encoded by the coding sequence ATGGGCTTTACCGCAACAACCGCAGAATTGATCAGTTCGGCGAATACCATCGATGGTCATTTGGGGGATATCAAAGGTTTGGTGAACGCAGTTCGTTCCGAAGCCGAGGCGTCGAGCAGTTCATGGAAGGGCAGCGCTCATACCGAATATGCCGACATCATGGTGCGATACAACAATGCTGCAATGAAGTTGGATGCAGCGCTCACTGACATCTGCGGCCAGATCAAGCAATCTGCAGGCACATTCGACACCGCCGAAGGCGACAACGTGAATGCCTTGCGCGGTGCAACCGTCAATATGGGCTGA
- a CDS encoding WXG100 family type VII secretion target: protein MSENMIKYDFGGLAMLSDEMKRQAQSINDKQGDIKVVVDNLQAGWEGAGSEAWNDAQRRWGQASEELNIVLAQIAGATANGSESMRNADSAAARGFGG, encoded by the coding sequence ATGAGCGAGAACATGATCAAGTACGACTTCGGCGGACTCGCCATGCTGTCCGACGAAATGAAGAGGCAAGCGCAGTCGATCAACGACAAGCAGGGCGACATCAAGGTTGTCGTTGACAACTTGCAGGCCGGATGGGAAGGCGCGGGTTCGGAGGCGTGGAATGACGCTCAGCGTCGTTGGGGTCAGGCGTCGGAGGAATTGAACATCGTGCTGGCCCAGATCGCCGGAGCCACCGCAAACGGTTCGGAGTCGATGCGCAACGCTGACAGTGCTGCAGCGAGAGGCTTCGGAGGCTGA
- the rplM gene encoding 50S ribosomal protein L13: MSTYTPKAGDVTHAWHVIDATDVVLGRLAVQAATLLRGKHKPTYAPHIDGGDFVVVINAEKVAISGNKLEGKKLYHHSGFPGGLKSRTVGEVLDRNPDRLVEKAIVGMLPKTKLGRAMSSKLKVYAGPNHPHTAQQPVPFEIKQVSQ; this comes from the coding sequence GTGTCTACGTACACCCCGAAGGCCGGAGATGTGACCCACGCGTGGCACGTCATCGACGCCACCGACGTGGTGCTCGGCCGTCTTGCCGTTCAGGCAGCGACCCTGCTGCGCGGTAAGCACAAGCCCACCTACGCACCCCACATCGATGGTGGCGACTTCGTCGTCGTCATCAATGCCGAGAAGGTTGCCATCAGCGGCAACAAGCTCGAGGGCAAGAAGCTCTACCACCACTCCGGATTCCCGGGTGGCCTGAAGTCCCGCACCGTCGGAGAGGTCCTTGACCGCAACCCCGACCGTCTCGTGGAAAAGGCCATCGTCGGCATGCTCCCGAAGACCAAGCTGGGTCGCGCGATGAGCAGCAAGCTGAAGGTCTACGCGGGCCCGAACCACCCCCACACCGCGCAGCAGCCGGTGCCGTTCGAGATCAAGCAGGTCTCACAGTGA
- the rpsI gene encoding 30S ribosomal protein S9, which yields MTSPEEQNVTEENIEAVEEFITAEAVEVVEEVAAAPLAPIVFDRPIQTVGRRKEAVVRVRMVPGTGEFKLNGRTMEDYFPNKVHQQLIKAPLVLVERPESFDIIALLHGGGPSGQAGALRLAIARALLEVTPDDRPALKKAGFLTRDARKVERKKYGLKKARKASQYSKR from the coding sequence GTGACATCGCCGGAAGAGCAGAACGTGACCGAAGAAAACATTGAAGCAGTGGAAGAATTCATCACCGCTGAAGCAGTCGAGGTCGTAGAAGAGGTTGCAGCGGCACCGCTGGCACCGATCGTCTTCGATCGTCCGATCCAGACCGTTGGTCGTCGTAAGGAAGCGGTCGTTCGCGTCCGCATGGTCCCCGGCACCGGCGAGTTCAAGCTCAACGGCCGCACCATGGAAGATTACTTCCCCAACAAGGTGCACCAGCAGCTGATCAAGGCTCCGCTGGTTCTCGTCGAGCGTCCCGAGTCTTTCGACATCATTGCACTGCTCCACGGTGGCGGCCCGTCCGGTCAGGCAGGCGCATTGCGTCTGGCTATCGCGCGCGCACTCCTCGAGGTCACCCCCGATGATCGTCCGGCACTCAAGAAGGCCGGCTTCCTGACGCGCGACGCGCGTAAGGTCGAGCGTAAGAAGTACGGACTGAAGAAGGCCCGTAAGGCATCGCAGTACTCGAAGCGCTGA
- the glmM gene encoding phosphoglucosamine mutase, with protein MGRLFGTDGVRGLANSDLTADLALRLSVAAAHVLAFDSERTDAKKTSGGTRPIAVVGRDPRASGEMLQAAVTAGLSSAGVDVLDVGVLPTPAVAYLTGLFDASLGVMISASHNPMPDNGIKIFAAGGHKLGDDAEAAIESVLGGGASPTLPTGSGIGRVRSVDDAATLYLKHLDTALHESLEGLTVVVDCANGAASEVGPAAYRAAGATVIAISAEPDGLNINDGCGSTHLENLQRAVVEHGADLGLAHDGDADRCLAVDETGAVIDGDVIMAVLAVAMSEAGELVDNTLVATVMSNLGLHLAMRAAGIDVVTAAVGDRYVLEELRAGGYSLGGEQSGHVVFPGFGTTGDGVLTGLRLLARMAQTRRLSSDLAATMTTLPQILINVKVDDKAAVAAATSVVVAVADAERLLGEAGRVLLRPSGTEQLVRVMVEAEDLSLARKLADELAATVAAV; from the coding sequence ATGGGTCGGTTGTTCGGAACTGATGGTGTGCGTGGATTGGCCAATTCCGATCTGACCGCGGATCTCGCCCTGCGTTTGTCGGTCGCTGCCGCGCACGTGCTGGCCTTCGATTCCGAGAGAACAGACGCGAAAAAGACGAGCGGGGGCACCCGGCCGATTGCCGTGGTCGGACGTGATCCACGCGCGAGTGGTGAGATGCTGCAGGCGGCTGTCACCGCTGGACTGAGTTCGGCCGGCGTCGACGTTCTCGACGTCGGAGTTCTACCGACTCCCGCGGTTGCATATCTGACCGGTCTGTTCGACGCGAGTCTCGGCGTGATGATTTCCGCCTCACATAACCCTATGCCGGACAACGGAATCAAGATATTTGCCGCCGGCGGCCACAAACTTGGTGACGACGCGGAGGCCGCGATCGAGTCGGTGCTGGGCGGCGGGGCAAGTCCGACCCTCCCGACAGGTTCGGGCATCGGGCGCGTCCGTAGCGTCGACGATGCGGCCACGCTCTACTTGAAGCATCTCGATACTGCGCTCCACGAGTCGCTCGAAGGGCTGACAGTGGTGGTGGACTGCGCCAACGGGGCAGCGTCGGAGGTTGGGCCCGCAGCGTATCGCGCGGCCGGAGCGACGGTGATCGCGATCAGTGCCGAGCCTGACGGTCTCAATATCAACGACGGCTGCGGTTCCACCCACCTCGAGAATCTTCAGCGCGCGGTTGTCGAACACGGCGCAGATCTTGGGCTTGCCCACGATGGGGATGCAGACCGGTGTCTGGCAGTGGACGAGACGGGTGCAGTGATCGACGGTGACGTGATCATGGCTGTACTTGCCGTAGCCATGAGTGAAGCCGGAGAATTGGTCGACAACACGCTGGTTGCGACTGTGATGAGCAACTTGGGTCTGCATCTGGCGATGCGAGCGGCTGGTATCGACGTCGTCACTGCGGCAGTCGGTGACCGCTACGTGCTCGAGGAGCTTCGCGCCGGTGGATACAGCCTGGGCGGCGAGCAGTCCGGCCATGTCGTGTTTCCCGGGTTCGGAACTACCGGTGACGGCGTTCTCACAGGCCTGCGACTGCTGGCCAGGATGGCGCAGACGCGCAGGCTCTCCTCAGATCTGGCCGCTACGATGACAACACTTCCGCAGATCTTGATCAACGTGAAGGTCGACGACAAAGCGGCGGTTGCGGCAGCTACGTCGGTGGTGGTGGCAGTTGCCGATGCCGAGCGTCTTCTCGGCGAAGCCGGTCGGGTGCTGCTCCGGCCGTCGGGCACCGAGCAATTGGTCCGTGTCATGGTCGAAGCTGAAGACCTGAGTTTGGCGCGCAAGCTCGCAGACGAGCTGGCGGCGACCGTCGCTGCGGTGTAG
- a CDS encoding poly(ethylene terephthalate) hydrolase family protein — MAPKLKTLTRELSKRGPHRVLRGNLALAGQPGVVYTPEAGFNLPAVAFAHGWMVGAHKYEQTLQHLASWGIVAAAPESERGPIPSHLGLAADLRSTLDICVGVRLGPGQISVHPDHVAFAGHGMGAGAAVLAAAQRGNVAAVAALFPAPTAPKAENYASKITAPGLILAGEDDVDSLTSIARPLTREWGGPVVGRTIDDAQDAGLIEGRRLLGALGLGGSERKTQLTARCVLTGFLLFHLTGDKRYEAFADQDSEIPHTSAMFDAHTQSDARRNQALPR; from the coding sequence GTGGCACCGAAACTGAAGACACTGACCCGCGAGCTGTCCAAGCGCGGACCGCACCGAGTACTGCGCGGCAACCTCGCCCTCGCCGGTCAGCCCGGAGTCGTATACACCCCGGAAGCTGGTTTCAACCTGCCCGCCGTTGCTTTCGCGCACGGGTGGATGGTGGGTGCACACAAGTACGAACAGACACTCCAACACCTTGCTTCCTGGGGAATCGTCGCCGCAGCACCCGAGAGTGAACGCGGACCCATCCCCTCACACCTCGGTTTGGCAGCCGATCTGCGCTCGACACTGGACATCTGCGTCGGAGTGCGATTGGGCCCCGGACAGATCAGTGTTCATCCCGACCACGTCGCGTTCGCCGGACACGGAATGGGCGCCGGAGCCGCGGTTCTCGCCGCCGCTCAGCGGGGCAATGTCGCTGCTGTGGCTGCGTTGTTCCCAGCACCGACCGCTCCCAAAGCCGAAAACTACGCGTCCAAGATCACAGCACCGGGTCTCATCCTCGCCGGAGAAGACGACGTCGATTCACTCACCAGCATTGCCCGGCCCCTCACCCGCGAATGGGGTGGCCCCGTCGTCGGACGAACCATCGACGACGCGCAGGACGCCGGTCTCATCGAAGGTCGTCGACTCCTCGGCGCATTGGGCCTCGGCGGGTCGGAGCGCAAAACTCAGCTCACTGCCCGCTGTGTCCTGACGGGATTCCTACTGTTCCACCTGACCGGAGACAAACGCTACGAAGCATTCGCTGATCAGGATTCCGAAATCCCGCACACGTCAGCGATGTTCGACGCCCACACTCAGTCGGACGCGCGCCGCAACCAAGCACTTCCGCGGTAG
- a CDS encoding plastocyanin/azurin family copper-binding protein, giving the protein MKSRLRPMIAGLVLALGLVGCSSTTDSTPTTPQPTVSGPVVTVTGMAYSPASITVKVGDTVTWVFDDNGMAHDVRGLGSARSLLRSPLKKSGTYTVTFTEPGTYDYTCTPHPDMRGTVVVQA; this is encoded by the coding sequence ATGAAATCACGTTTACGCCCGATGATCGCAGGACTTGTCCTCGCCCTCGGTCTCGTCGGGTGCAGTTCCACCACGGATTCCACTCCGACCACCCCCCAACCCACGGTGAGCGGACCGGTAGTCACCGTCACCGGGATGGCCTACTCCCCCGCGTCCATCACCGTGAAAGTAGGCGACACCGTCACCTGGGTGTTCGACGACAACGGAATGGCTCACGACGTCCGCGGCCTCGGATCAGCCCGAAGCCTGCTCCGCAGCCCACTCAAGAAGTCCGGAACCTACACGGTCACCTTCACCGAACCCGGAACCTACGACTACACGTGTACCCCGCACCCCGACATGCGCGGGACCGTCGTCGTCCAAGCATGA
- a CDS encoding NAD(P)H-hydrate dehydratase, with translation MRGYFTADQVRDAEAPLLSSLPEGALMRRAAYGLAQVIVDELRSRTGGVVHRTVALLVGSGDNGGDGLWAGAFLRKRGVVVRAILLDPARAHQKGLDAFLRAGGRVAADLGEPDLVVDGIVGISGRGALRPDAAAMVAQVRCPIVAVDLPSGVDANTGAVCGPAVTAAVTVTFGALKPVHVLASPQCGRVELIDIGLDLGEPDFQSLEPSDVGALWPVPGPGDDKYSQGVVGVIAGSDRYPGAGVLCTGAAVTSTSGLVRFAGPGAAEVLSRFPEVVASSTFEEAGRVQAWVVGPGMGIDAGAAALLELVLATDVPVVIDADGLTLLAQDPDLVRRRTAPTLLTPHAGEFARLAGREVGADRVSATRELASDLGASVLLKGHTTVIADRVGRVLVNDAGGSWASTAGSGDVLSGVIGALLASGLTPLEAAAVGARAHALAANLAAAGGMVDVAGAPISASPLLGRVRDAVRVLRSFARD, from the coding sequence ATGCGTGGGTACTTCACGGCGGATCAAGTGCGAGATGCCGAGGCTCCGCTTCTCTCATCGCTGCCCGAAGGGGCGTTGATGCGCCGAGCCGCGTACGGCCTCGCGCAGGTGATTGTCGATGAATTACGTTCTCGGACAGGCGGGGTCGTTCATCGCACGGTGGCGCTCCTGGTCGGTAGTGGCGACAACGGGGGTGACGGACTCTGGGCGGGCGCATTCCTGCGTAAACGAGGAGTCGTTGTTCGAGCAATCCTGTTGGACCCGGCGCGAGCCCACCAGAAAGGCCTCGACGCTTTTCTTCGGGCCGGTGGGCGCGTGGCTGCGGACCTCGGTGAGCCGGATCTGGTCGTTGACGGGATCGTCGGCATCTCGGGCCGCGGTGCACTGCGACCGGATGCTGCTGCGATGGTGGCGCAGGTCCGTTGCCCGATCGTGGCGGTCGATCTGCCTAGCGGCGTCGACGCTAATACCGGTGCCGTCTGCGGGCCGGCAGTGACGGCCGCGGTGACGGTGACGTTCGGCGCTCTCAAACCGGTGCATGTATTGGCGTCGCCGCAGTGTGGGCGAGTGGAGTTGATCGATATCGGACTGGATCTCGGAGAACCGGATTTCCAGTCTCTGGAGCCTTCGGACGTCGGGGCACTCTGGCCGGTGCCGGGGCCAGGCGACGACAAGTATTCGCAAGGCGTTGTGGGCGTGATCGCGGGTAGCGACAGGTATCCGGGGGCTGGGGTGTTGTGCACGGGGGCCGCGGTGACGTCGACATCCGGTTTGGTGCGCTTTGCCGGTCCTGGGGCTGCCGAGGTGTTGTCACGATTTCCCGAGGTGGTTGCGAGTAGCACCTTCGAGGAGGCGGGCCGGGTGCAGGCCTGGGTGGTCGGACCCGGGATGGGAATCGACGCCGGGGCGGCGGCCTTGCTCGAGTTGGTGCTCGCGACGGATGTTCCGGTCGTGATCGATGCCGACGGGCTGACGCTGCTGGCCCAGGATCCGGATCTGGTCCGCCGGCGCACCGCGCCGACTCTGTTGACTCCGCATGCGGGTGAGTTCGCGAGGTTGGCCGGCAGAGAGGTCGGCGCGGATCGGGTGAGCGCCACGAGGGAATTGGCGTCGGATCTCGGTGCGAGCGTGCTGCTCAAGGGACACACGACGGTGATCGCAGATCGAGTCGGAAGGGTTCTGGTCAACGATGCAGGTGGTTCGTGGGCGTCGACGGCCGGATCGGGTGACGTTTTGTCCGGAGTGATCGGTGCGCTGCTTGCGTCCGGGCTCACGCCACTCGAGGCTGCTGCCGTGGGGGCGAGGGCTCACGCTCTCGCCGCGAATCTGGCGGCAGCCGGCGGAATGGTTGACGTCGCGGGTGCCCCGATTTCTGCATCTCCGCTGCTCGGAAGGGTGCGGGACGCGGTGAGGGTGCTTCGCAGTTTTGCCCGAGACTGA
- the alr gene encoding alanine racemase has product MKLAEGRAPKDPSEGESASAGASVSPQTEAVVDLDAIAHNVRVLCEFAGDAALMAVIKADGYNHGAVAVARTALAAGARELGVTTIPEALVLREAGITAPILAWLHGVDADFAAAIGADVEIGVSSPRHLAAVVSAARGLGRTATVTLKVDTGLNRNGVSQTDWPQMLTDLVAARDEGTIRLRGVFSHLAHSDEPHHDVIDHQKQRLIDAVAEVRAHGFEPEVVHLSNSAATVTRPDLQFDMVRPGIAIYGLSPVPELGDFGLRPAMTLRAKVILVKKVAAGEGVSYGHLWTAPHDTTLALLPVGYADGLPRSLSGRFEVQLGGKRRRAVGRICMDQVMVDIGPDGDGVREGDTAIFFGNGDQGEPNAQAWAEALDTIHYEVVTGLRGRTVRTYIGGESSS; this is encoded by the coding sequence ATGAAGCTTGCCGAGGGAAGAGCGCCGAAAGACCCATCAGAAGGGGAATCGGCAAGCGCCGGAGCATCGGTGAGCCCTCAGACCGAAGCTGTCGTAGACCTCGACGCCATTGCCCACAACGTGCGCGTCCTCTGCGAGTTCGCGGGCGATGCGGCGCTCATGGCAGTCATCAAAGCGGACGGCTACAACCACGGTGCGGTCGCTGTTGCGCGCACTGCGCTTGCTGCCGGTGCACGCGAACTCGGTGTCACGACAATTCCGGAGGCATTGGTACTCCGGGAAGCGGGAATCACGGCGCCGATATTGGCGTGGTTGCATGGCGTCGACGCGGATTTTGCCGCCGCCATCGGTGCGGATGTGGAGATCGGTGTGTCGTCGCCGCGCCATCTTGCTGCGGTTGTGAGCGCCGCGCGTGGCCTCGGACGGACTGCCACGGTGACGTTGAAGGTCGATACCGGCCTCAATCGCAATGGTGTGTCGCAGACGGATTGGCCGCAGATGCTCACCGATCTGGTCGCGGCCCGCGACGAAGGCACTATCCGGTTGCGCGGTGTGTTCTCGCATCTGGCGCATTCGGATGAGCCGCACCACGATGTCATCGACCACCAGAAGCAACGTCTGATCGACGCGGTTGCAGAAGTTCGGGCTCATGGATTTGAGCCCGAAGTTGTGCATCTTTCCAACTCGGCAGCTACGGTTACACGCCCTGACCTGCAATTTGACATGGTTCGGCCGGGAATTGCGATATATGGATTGTCGCCAGTGCCTGAGCTGGGCGATTTCGGTCTCAGACCGGCTATGACGTTGCGAGCGAAGGTGATCTTGGTGAAGAAGGTGGCCGCCGGCGAGGGGGTTTCCTACGGACACCTCTGGACGGCACCGCACGACACCACGCTGGCGCTCCTGCCCGTCGGATACGCGGACGGGCTTCCACGTTCGTTGAGCGGGCGTTTCGAAGTGCAACTCGGTGGGAAGCGTCGACGCGCTGTCGGACGGATCTGCATGGATCAGGTGATGGTCGACATCGGACCCGACGGAGACGGCGTTCGGGAAGGCGATACCGCGATCTTCTTCGGAAACGGAGACCAGGGTGAACCCAACGCACAGGCGTGGGCGGAAGCCTTGGACACCATTCACTACGAGGTCGTGACCGGCCTACGCGGGCGAACTGTGCGTACCTACATCGGTGGGGAGAGTTCATCATGA
- a CDS encoding alpha/beta fold hydrolase codes for MKTAGRMSILGGLLSAVALGSMAGLNALKTATRPGREIYADEDFDLMTRDRSSVVRTEDGVDLAVREVGPDDAPLTVVFVHGYCLSALSWHFQRRQLAERWGDDVRMVFYDQRGHGDSGKSKAANCTVSQLGRDLATVVEATVPTGPVVLVGHSMGGMTILALAGQRPEWFEGGRVVGVGLVSTTAAGLAETGLTRNLQNPVIDGFRLAVRTSPGVVQHARGAARVLITPILRAASYGTDVSPRLHELSDGMLDRTSVVTIVNFLRTLELHDESSSLPVLAHTPAVVICGDQDMMIPFSSSQRLAADLPDSELVRVRGAGHLVQLEFPAIVTDAIEHLVARTRTEVRSDVG; via the coding sequence ATGAAGACTGCAGGGCGAATGAGCATTCTCGGCGGGCTCCTCAGCGCGGTGGCGCTGGGTTCGATGGCCGGTCTCAATGCACTCAAGACAGCGACGCGGCCCGGTCGGGAGATTTACGCCGACGAAGACTTCGATTTGATGACCCGCGATCGTTCGAGCGTCGTACGCACCGAGGACGGGGTTGACCTGGCCGTACGTGAGGTCGGTCCGGATGACGCGCCACTCACGGTCGTCTTTGTTCACGGATATTGCCTCAGTGCCTTGTCGTGGCATTTTCAGCGCCGACAGCTTGCCGAGCGGTGGGGCGACGACGTCCGCATGGTGTTCTACGACCAGCGTGGACATGGCGATTCGGGTAAGTCGAAGGCTGCGAACTGTACGGTCTCGCAGCTCGGTCGCGACCTCGCCACCGTCGTCGAAGCCACGGTGCCGACGGGGCCGGTTGTGCTTGTCGGGCATTCGATGGGCGGCATGACCATCCTCGCTCTTGCCGGCCAACGCCCGGAATGGTTCGAAGGCGGCCGTGTGGTCGGCGTCGGATTGGTATCCACGACGGCAGCAGGTCTCGCGGAAACCGGACTTACTCGCAATCTGCAGAACCCGGTCATCGACGGTTTCCGGTTGGCTGTCCGGACGTCCCCGGGCGTCGTACAGCATGCGCGGGGCGCCGCTCGGGTGCTCATCACACCGATCCTGCGGGCAGCGTCGTACGGCACCGATGTCAGTCCGCGTCTGCACGAACTGTCCGACGGAATGCTTGATCGCACGTCGGTCGTGACCATCGTCAACTTCCTGCGGACATTGGAATTGCACGACGAGAGCAGTTCGCTCCCCGTCCTGGCGCACACGCCGGCTGTGGTGATCTGCGGTGATCAGGACATGATGATTCCGTTTTCCAGTTCCCAACGATTGGCCGCCGACCTCCCGGACTCCGAACTGGTCCGTGTCCGCGGCGCGGGGCACCTGGTTCAGCTCGAGTTCCCGGCCATCGTCACCGACGCGATCGAGCATCTCGTCGCGCGTACCCGTACCGAAGTGAGGTCCGATGTCGGCTGA
- the tsaE gene encoding tRNA (adenosine(37)-N6)-threonylcarbamoyltransferase complex ATPase subunit type 1 TsaE — translation MSAETLPESGTVTLETTEDTEAFGRLIASGLVAGDLVVLDGPLGAGKTALTRGIGAGLGVQGRVTSPTFVIAREHRPGVRPGGAQPVGMIHVDAYRLGDSGPHALDELDALDLDTDLTDAVVVVEWGGDVVERLVERHLRVQLHREPESDVRTASWSWTS, via the coding sequence ATGTCGGCTGAGACTCTGCCTGAATCGGGAACAGTGACCTTGGAGACGACGGAAGACACGGAGGCATTCGGACGTCTGATCGCCTCCGGACTCGTCGCCGGTGATCTTGTGGTTCTCGACGGTCCGCTCGGTGCCGGGAAGACCGCTCTGACCCGCGGTATCGGGGCTGGACTGGGCGTCCAAGGTCGGGTGACGTCGCCGACGTTCGTGATTGCGCGTGAGCATCGCCCGGGGGTCCGCCCCGGCGGCGCACAGCCGGTCGGGATGATTCACGTCGACGCCTACCGACTCGGCGACAGTGGCCCGCATGCCCTCGACGAGCTCGATGCTCTCGACCTGGATACCGACCTCACCGACGCCGTAGTCGTGGTCGAATGGGGCGGCGACGTCGTGGAGCGACTGGTCGAGCGTCACTTACGGGTGCAACTTCACCGCGAACCCGAGTCGGATGTGAGGACTGCCAGTTGGTCGTGGACGTCGTGA
- the tsaB gene encoding tRNA (adenosine(37)-N6)-threonylcarbamoyltransferase complex dimerization subunit type 1 TsaB: MLVLAIDTSTPAVTAGVVLLSASDESSLSVSDKLSLSVSGEVETLAGRVTVNPRAHAEVLTPHVLECLAEASITPADIGAVVVGVGPGPYTGLRVGMATGAAFGDALGIPVYGVCSLDAIAAAVETAENLLVVTDARRREIYWARYDKGVRVEGPDVNSPGDVEASPSTRIAGSASHVDLFDLRVVPAETPSPAGLVKAAAVEILAGSIPEPLEPLYLRRPDAKTLAERGL; encoded by the coding sequence GTGCTTGTTCTCGCGATTGATACTTCTACTCCGGCTGTGACTGCTGGAGTTGTTTTGCTGTCGGCGTCCGACGAATCTTCACTGTCGGTGTCCGACAAATTGTCACTGTCGGTGTCCGGCGAGGTGGAGACCCTTGCCGGTCGAGTGACCGTGAACCCCCGTGCTCATGCCGAGGTGCTCACCCCGCATGTCCTCGAATGCCTGGCCGAGGCTTCGATCACCCCGGCCGACATCGGAGCAGTTGTGGTGGGCGTCGGTCCGGGCCCGTATACGGGTTTGCGGGTCGGGATGGCGACGGGTGCCGCGTTCGGTGACGCCTTGGGTATCCCCGTTTACGGCGTGTGCAGCCTGGACGCTATTGCCGCGGCCGTCGAGACTGCGGAAAACCTCCTGGTCGTGACCGATGCGCGTCGACGCGAAATCTATTGGGCGCGTTACGACAAGGGCGTGCGCGTCGAGGGGCCTGACGTGAATTCCCCGGGTGATGTGGAGGCGTCGCCGTCGACGCGCATCGCCGGATCTGCGTCGCACGTAGACCTTTTCGATTTGCGGGTGGTGCCGGCGGAGACGCCGTCACCGGCAGGATTGGTCAAGGCCGCGGCCGTAGAGATTCTGGCTGGTTCGATTCCGGAACCGCTCGAGCCGTTGTACCTACGGCGCCCCGACGCCAAAACGTTGGCGGAACGCGGACTATGA
- the rimI gene encoding ribosomal protein S18-alanine N-acetyltransferase, which translates to MSFTIASMTVDDAERCAELERALFAGDGPWSAQAFVSELAGSHNHYFVAREPSGHVLGYAGIALLGAPPDIEAEVHTIGTDPGAQRRGIGGALLDALLTLADERGAAVFLEVRTDNEPAIALYRREGFEIVGTRKKYYQPSGADAYTMRRRAAGVRENEEQQA; encoded by the coding sequence ATGAGTTTCACCATCGCGTCGATGACAGTTGACGACGCCGAGCGGTGTGCGGAGTTGGAACGTGCTCTCTTCGCGGGGGACGGACCGTGGAGCGCTCAGGCTTTTGTCTCCGAATTGGCAGGATCCCACAATCACTACTTCGTGGCCCGTGAGCCAAGTGGCCATGTCCTCGGGTATGCGGGAATCGCGTTGCTGGGCGCTCCGCCTGACATCGAGGCCGAAGTGCACACCATCGGAACGGATCCGGGGGCGCAGCGCCGCGGTATCGGCGGCGCGCTTCTCGATGCACTCTTGACTCTGGCCGACGAGCGCGGAGCAGCGGTGTTCCTGGAAGTGCGCACGGACAACGAACCGGCAATCGCGCTGTACCGGCGAGAGGGATTCGAGATCGTCGGAACCCGAAAGAAGTACTACCAGCCCAGTGGGGCAGATGCGTACACGATGCGGCGCCGTGCCGCGGGTGTCCGCGAGAATGAGGAGCAGCAAGCATGA